The following proteins are encoded in a genomic region of Hoeflea phototrophica DFL-43:
- a CDS encoding putative hydro-lyase: MTVKTSYHELLGLPVDAVRAAIRSGAYGGHTAGLAPGKLQTNLVILPAADALDFAEYCRLNPRPCPLVAQGEAGNPRLDALGDIDIRTDVPAYNVYRNGVLDETVHDLISLWRDDLVIFALGCSFTFERALIEDGIPMRHISQDKTVPMFRTTVETQPAGAFRGGLVVSMRPIRRELVERASAITARYPQAHGAPLHAGDPAVLGIKDLNSPDWGDAIEVRDGEVPVFWACGVTPQNAIRQARPAFCITHAPGHMLIADTDEYAPVGAFSASQVPESDFSTTERTSQ; this comes from the coding sequence ATGACGGTCAAAACCTCTTATCATGAATTGCTGGGCCTGCCGGTGGATGCGGTGCGTGCCGCCATTCGCAGCGGCGCTTATGGCGGCCATACGGCTGGCCTCGCGCCCGGGAAACTGCAGACCAATCTGGTGATCCTGCCCGCCGCCGATGCGCTGGATTTCGCCGAGTATTGCCGGCTCAACCCGCGGCCTTGCCCGCTGGTGGCGCAGGGAGAGGCGGGGAACCCGCGCCTTGATGCGCTGGGTGACATCGACATCCGAACCGATGTTCCTGCCTACAATGTCTACCGGAACGGCGTGCTCGATGAGACGGTGCATGATCTCATCTCGCTGTGGCGTGATGATCTGGTGATTTTTGCGCTTGGCTGCTCGTTCACCTTCGAACGTGCGCTGATCGAAGACGGCATCCCCATGCGTCACATCTCTCAGGACAAGACTGTACCGATGTTCCGCACCACGGTGGAAACACAGCCCGCGGGTGCCTTCCGCGGAGGCCTGGTGGTGTCGATGCGGCCGATCCGGCGAGAGCTTGTCGAACGGGCTTCGGCAATCACCGCCCGCTATCCTCAGGCTCACGGAGCGCCGCTTCATGCCGGCGATCCCGCCGTGCTCGGCATCAAGGACCTTAACAGCCCCGACTGGGGCGACGCGATAGAGGTGCGTGACGGCGAGGTTCCGGTGTTCTGGGCCTGCGGGGTGACCCCGCAAAATGCCATCCGTCAGGCGCGTCCTGCCTTCTGCATCACCCATGCGCCGGGCCATATGCTGATTGCCGACACCGACGAATATGCGCCGGTCGGCGCGTTCTCCGCTTCCCAAGTACCAGAATCCGATTTTTCAACCACTGAAAGGACTTCTCAATGA
- a CDS encoding LysR family transcriptional regulator — MANFTLRQMEAFVWVAALESFRKAATKLNTTQPAISTRIATLEDQLGQQLFVRDAGQVQLTSAGQMLLPKARRLISIADDISTGEGSEKQRGILRLGVAETIVHSWLPDFLKALSRRFPLVDVDVLVDVTVNLRNELIDHRLDLAFLMGPVSEYRIGNVDLPAFPLIWTAAPELAMPETKEVPLTALLAHPVITYARTTRPYAELRQKFSDLNGPLPRIFPVSTLAASLRMALDGVGIAVLPHTMVREHLATGQLHQVNCEWTPPELIFTASYTAEPMNALAHRAAMLARDVALDWQMSTQRASAPMAD, encoded by the coding sequence ATGGCCAACTTCACTTTGCGGCAAATGGAAGCCTTTGTCTGGGTTGCAGCACTGGAGTCCTTCCGCAAGGCTGCAACCAAACTCAACACCACCCAGCCGGCGATTTCAACGCGGATCGCAACTCTGGAAGACCAGTTGGGCCAGCAGTTGTTTGTCCGCGACGCAGGTCAGGTGCAACTCACCTCGGCGGGACAAATGTTGCTGCCCAAGGCCCGCCGGCTGATCAGCATTGCCGACGATATTTCGACCGGCGAAGGCTCTGAAAAACAACGCGGAATCTTGCGGCTGGGTGTTGCCGAAACCATCGTCCATTCTTGGTTGCCGGATTTTCTCAAGGCGTTGAGCCGCCGGTTTCCGCTGGTTGATGTGGACGTTCTGGTCGATGTCACGGTGAATCTGCGCAACGAGCTGATCGACCACCGTCTCGACCTCGCATTCCTGATGGGCCCGGTGTCCGAATACCGCATCGGCAATGTCGATTTGCCAGCCTTTCCGCTGATCTGGACGGCCGCGCCGGAGCTTGCCATGCCAGAGACAAAAGAGGTGCCACTGACCGCCCTGCTCGCACATCCGGTCATCACCTATGCCAGAACCACCCGGCCCTATGCGGAACTGCGGCAGAAATTCAGTGACCTCAACGGCCCGCTGCCAAGAATCTTTCCGGTCTCCACACTGGCCGCATCTTTGCGCATGGCGCTTGATGGGGTTGGCATTGCAGTGTTGCCGCACACCATGGTGCGCGAGCATCTCGCAACAGGCCAATTGCACCAGGTCAATTGCGAGTGGACCCCGCCAGAACTGATCTTCACCGCATCCTACACCGCCGAACCGATGAACGCGCTCGCCCACCGCGCAGCCATGCTCGCGCGCGATGTGGCGCTGGATTGGCAGATGTCCACACAGAGGGCATCAGCACCCATGGCAGATTGA
- a CDS encoding GAF domain-containing sensor histidine kinase has product MDASLVFIAVGVGKPVQKAQSLSSWEKDGDNSSFEYDLDETPCRLVYRGQTLIISEGLYKRFPKEEGFDGYVGIPLKRADGSLIGHFAVLSKQPIANPDEALAVIRIFAMRAEAELQRMELQREMEELVETLSQTTRRLASRHKALHKSNEAKTALLGTMAHDLRNPLAVILSRSELIAGVLEKQGIDGDLAKTINNSSRIIAETVERMDRLIVSCLDRASCDAALLKLDVQDLPLDRACDLAIALNARTAAKKSISLVYTPPTGLSVRGDEDRLVEALDNLISNAIKYSHPGQSVFIDARKFAECTEITVRDQGLGMTESDRTFAFQHFQRLSAKPTAGETSTGLGLAIVKAIADAHGGSIRLDSPGQGEGTVFTLTLPDKPQRETPPPDEVKRVTPA; this is encoded by the coding sequence ATGGACGCCTCGCTGGTATTCATCGCAGTTGGCGTTGGGAAACCGGTGCAAAAGGCCCAATCACTCTCCAGCTGGGAGAAAGATGGAGACAATTCAAGCTTCGAGTATGATCTAGATGAGACACCCTGTCGACTGGTCTACAGAGGGCAAACACTGATCATCAGCGAAGGGCTCTACAAGCGCTTTCCCAAAGAAGAGGGGTTTGATGGATATGTCGGCATTCCTTTGAAACGTGCCGATGGCAGCCTGATAGGACATTTTGCCGTGCTCTCCAAACAGCCGATCGCCAACCCGGACGAAGCCTTGGCCGTGATCCGGATTTTTGCCATGCGGGCCGAGGCCGAGTTGCAGCGCATGGAACTGCAGCGGGAAATGGAAGAACTTGTTGAAACACTCTCACAGACCACACGGCGACTGGCAAGTCGCCACAAGGCCCTGCACAAAAGCAATGAGGCGAAGACAGCATTGCTTGGCACGATGGCGCATGACCTGAGAAATCCGTTGGCCGTCATCCTTAGCAGATCGGAGCTGATCGCGGGTGTGCTGGAAAAACAAGGCATAGATGGCGACCTCGCCAAGACCATCAACAACAGCAGCAGGATTATTGCGGAAACGGTGGAAAGGATGGACCGCCTAATCGTTTCCTGCCTTGACCGGGCCAGCTGCGACGCAGCGTTGCTGAAGCTTGATGTGCAGGACCTGCCACTGGATCGCGCATGCGACCTAGCAATCGCGCTCAACGCAAGAACTGCCGCAAAAAAATCCATAAGCCTCGTCTACACGCCACCCACAGGTTTGTCGGTGAGAGGCGACGAGGACCGGCTGGTCGAGGCATTGGACAATTTGATCAGCAATGCCATAAAGTATTCCCATCCCGGTCAGTCGGTGTTCATCGACGCTCGGAAATTTGCCGAATGCACGGAAATTACCGTACGCGATCAGGGGCTTGGGATGACCGAATCGGACCGCACCTTCGCGTTCCAGCACTTTCAGCGGCTTTCCGCAAAACCCACGGCCGGGGAAACATCAACCGGGCTTGGCTTGGCAATCGTCAAGGCCATTGCCGACGCCCATGGCGGCAGCATACGCTTGGACAGCCCAGGCCAAGGTGAAGGCACTGTCTTCACCCTGACGCTCCCGGACAAGCCTCAACGTGAAACCCCGCCGCCCGATGAAGTTAAGCGCGTTACCCCAGCTTGA
- the iolG gene encoding inositol 2-dehydrogenase: protein MLNIGILGCGRIGQVHAGSIAHVDGASVAAVADAFPEAANALAGKTGASVMSADEIIASDGIDAIVIGTPTDTHFDLIQAGAKAGKAIFCEKPVDMSSDRIRQCIETVDAHGVMFLTGFNRRFDPGFAAIQARIAAGDIGNVELVTILSRDPSPPPVSYIKSSGGLFRDMMIHDFDMSRFLLGEEVVQVYATGSALVDPAIGEAGDVDTAVAVLTTASGKICQISNSRRATYGYDQRVEVHGAGGLLRAENMRENNVEIATEQGFRSAPAQNFFLERYAGAYVAEMKHFVECVASGTSPSPNIRDGLAAQMIADAAAQSLETGVPVKLG from the coding sequence ATGCTCAATATCGGAATTCTGGGTTGCGGCCGCATCGGCCAGGTTCATGCCGGGAGTATCGCTCATGTCGATGGCGCGAGCGTGGCCGCCGTCGCCGATGCGTTTCCCGAAGCGGCCAATGCGCTTGCCGGAAAGACCGGCGCGTCGGTGATGAGTGCGGACGAGATCATCGCCAGCGACGGCATTGATGCGATCGTCATCGGCACGCCGACAGACACGCATTTCGACCTGATCCAGGCCGGTGCGAAAGCCGGCAAGGCGATCTTCTGCGAAAAACCGGTTGATATGTCATCAGACCGGATCCGCCAGTGTATCGAGACCGTGGACGCTCATGGCGTGATGTTCCTGACCGGCTTCAACCGCCGTTTCGACCCCGGCTTTGCCGCGATCCAGGCACGGATTGCCGCCGGCGACATCGGCAATGTCGAACTGGTCACCATTCTTTCGCGTGACCCGAGCCCTCCGCCTGTCTCCTATATCAAGAGCTCCGGTGGTCTGTTCCGTGACATGATGATCCATGATTTCGATATGTCGCGGTTTCTGCTCGGTGAAGAGGTGGTTCAGGTCTACGCCACCGGCTCGGCGCTGGTCGATCCGGCGATTGGCGAAGCCGGCGATGTCGACACCGCAGTCGCGGTGCTGACCACCGCCTCGGGCAAGATCTGCCAGATCTCCAACTCGCGTCGCGCCACCTATGGCTACGACCAGCGCGTTGAGGTGCACGGCGCGGGCGGTTTGCTGCGCGCCGAGAATATGCGCGAGAACAATGTCGAGATCGCAACGGAGCAGGGCTTCCGCTCCGCGCCGGCACAGAACTTCTTCCTCGAGCGCTATGCCGGAGCCTATGTTGCCGAGATGAAGCACTTCGTTGAGTGCGTCGCTAGCGGCACGAGCCCGTCGCCCAATATCCGTGACGGATTGGCCGCGCAGATGATCGCCGATGCGGCGGCGCAGTCGCTGGAAACCGGAGTACCGGTCAAGCTGGGGTAA
- a CDS encoding class II fructose-bisphosphate aldolase: MSIATLANVLQPALKGGYAVAGLVTLGWEDMRAYVAAAEAENLPVILQAGPSCRAHTPLPVLGKMFRHLAENASVPVVAHLDHGYTFEECKEALESGFTSLMFDGSRKPLGQNIEETARIAEMAHKAGISCEGEIGFVGYSGGENSAGTDPEEAARFARESGVDAMAISVGNVHLQQDKEGGLDEPRIRAIEALTDVPLVIHGGSGVPVAQRTALARGSRICKFNIGTELRMAFGAAMREAVNRDPDRFDRVTILKETHDPVVAAARQVIRALGPVQ, translated from the coding sequence ATGAGCATCGCGACACTCGCCAACGTGCTTCAGCCGGCGCTCAAGGGTGGCTATGCCGTTGCCGGGCTGGTCACGCTCGGCTGGGAAGATATGCGCGCCTATGTGGCCGCGGCTGAAGCCGAGAACCTGCCGGTGATCCTGCAGGCCGGTCCGTCCTGCCGGGCACACACCCCGCTGCCGGTTCTTGGCAAGATGTTCCGGCACCTGGCCGAGAATGCCAGCGTCCCGGTCGTGGCCCATCTCGATCACGGCTACACATTCGAGGAATGCAAGGAAGCACTCGAGAGCGGCTTCACCTCGCTGATGTTTGACGGATCACGCAAGCCGCTCGGCCAGAACATCGAGGAAACCGCCCGGATCGCCGAGATGGCGCACAAGGCAGGCATTTCCTGCGAGGGTGAAATCGGTTTTGTCGGCTATTCCGGCGGCGAGAATTCCGCCGGAACCGATCCGGAAGAGGCAGCCCGTTTTGCGCGAGAGAGCGGGGTCGACGCGATGGCGATTTCGGTCGGCAATGTGCATCTGCAGCAGGATAAGGAAGGCGGGCTGGATGAACCGCGCATCCGGGCCATCGAGGCCTTGACCGACGTGCCGCTGGTCATCCATGGCGGCTCCGGCGTGCCGGTCGCGCAGCGAACCGCGCTGGCCCGCGGCTCGCGGATCTGCAAGTTCAACATCGGAACCGAACTCAGAATGGCCTTTGGTGCGGCCATGCGCGAGGCGGTGAACCGGGACCCGGACCGTTTTGACCGGGTGACAATTCTCAAGGAAACCCACGACCCGGTTGTGGCGGCGGCACGGCAGGTGATCCGCGCGCTTGGACCGGTGCAATAG
- a CDS encoding 5-deoxy-glucuronate isomerase, producing the protein MHIAPYDNANKPIVDVDNACVPLNYFNIVKLKKGEAFEYQVPGYETCIVPATGSVDVNVEGVSYAKLGNRGFDVWDGEPEGVYVPVGAKVTIVCVSDETETFIAGAKYDKVLEPFDVRAAELDLVQYGSDDTKTHRKIKHILGQKHHGKVGRLLVSELFTVGQGGWSGFPSHKHDTDRLPDETRHDETYNFRFRPNHGSGVQMLQREDNKPGDAYHIVDGSTICLDKGYHPCAVLPGYEMYYFTILGGLSQRSLIQYFQPTHAYQIETIPGIKDMVAKFK; encoded by the coding sequence ATGCATATCGCGCCCTATGATAACGCCAACAAACCCATTGTGGATGTCGACAATGCCTGCGTGCCGCTCAACTATTTCAACATCGTCAAGCTCAAGAAGGGCGAGGCGTTCGAGTATCAGGTGCCCGGCTATGAGACCTGCATCGTGCCTGCCACCGGCTCGGTCGATGTCAATGTCGAGGGTGTTTCCTACGCCAAGCTCGGCAATCGCGGCTTTGATGTCTGGGATGGCGAACCCGAAGGCGTTTATGTGCCTGTCGGCGCCAAGGTGACAATCGTCTGCGTTTCGGATGAGACCGAGACCTTCATTGCGGGCGCCAAATACGACAAGGTGCTCGAGCCTTTCGATGTGCGTGCGGCTGAACTCGATCTGGTGCAGTACGGCTCCGACGACACCAAGACCCATCGCAAGATCAAGCACATTCTCGGCCAGAAGCATCACGGCAAGGTTGGCCGGCTGCTGGTCAGCGAGCTGTTCACTGTCGGGCAGGGCGGCTGGTCCGGGTTCCCGAGCCACAAGCATGACACTGACCGTCTGCCCGATGAAACCCGTCATGACGAGACCTACAATTTCCGCTTCCGGCCCAATCATGGCTCCGGCGTGCAGATGCTGCAGCGTGAGGACAACAAGCCTGGCGACGCCTACCACATCGTCGACGGCTCGACGATCTGCCTCGACAAGGGATATCACCCCTGTGCGGTGCTGCCGGGCTACGAGATGTACTACTTCACCATTCTGGGCGGATTGAGTCAGCGCTCGCTGATCCAGTATTTCCAGCCCACCCATGCCTATCAGATCGAGACGATCCCGGGCATCAAGGACATGGTGGCCAAGTTCAAATGA
- the iolC gene encoding 5-dehydro-2-deoxygluconokinase, with protein MSVLDGIRARNFLVIGRVGMDLSPDPAGTRTREASSMMVAMGGSSANIAAGLVKFGCKAALVTKVSDDAVGWYCLGQLDHYGIERAHVQPIKGECRTSLAIYETRVEEHQSVIYRNNAADFQLGIDDVEAIDYKSYGALITAGTVFAAEPSRSATFRAFELARAAGLPIIFDVDYRPYSWPSPEVAEEVLSRAGSLADVIVGNDEEFGFMAGGIDKGLAKARELAHSSAAIVVYKMGPEGAITFFDGQETRTGIYPVEALKPTGAGDSFMAGLLAGLSEGRDMRDAVLRGSACASIVVSRPGCAPAMPDTQQLEAFLTSHSGPTHG; from the coding sequence ATGAGTGTTCTTGATGGCATCAGGGCCCGGAATTTTCTGGTGATCGGCCGGGTCGGCATGGATCTGTCGCCGGATCCTGCCGGAACACGAACCCGGGAGGCGTCCTCGATGATGGTTGCCATGGGCGGTTCGAGCGCAAACATTGCGGCCGGTCTGGTCAAGTTCGGCTGCAAGGCGGCACTTGTGACCAAGGTGTCCGATGATGCTGTTGGCTGGTACTGTCTTGGCCAGCTCGACCATTACGGCATCGAGCGGGCCCATGTGCAGCCGATCAAGGGCGAATGCCGCACCTCGCTGGCGATCTACGAGACTCGCGTCGAAGAGCACCAGAGCGTGATCTACCGCAACAATGCGGCCGACTTCCAGCTCGGGATCGATGATGTCGAGGCGATCGATTACAAGAGCTACGGCGCGCTGATCACGGCGGGCACCGTGTTTGCCGCCGAACCGTCGCGTTCGGCCACGTTCCGCGCCTTTGAGCTGGCGCGCGCCGCGGGCCTGCCGATCATTTTTGATGTCGATTACCGGCCCTATTCCTGGCCTTCGCCCGAGGTGGCGGAAGAGGTGTTGTCGCGCGCAGGAAGCCTGGCCGATGTCATTGTCGGCAATGACGAGGAATTCGGATTCATGGCCGGCGGTATCGACAAGGGGCTGGCCAAGGCGCGTGAACTGGCGCATTCAAGCGCCGCGATCGTGGTCTACAAGATGGGCCCCGAGGGTGCGATCACGTTTTTCGACGGCCAGGAAACCCGCACCGGGATCTATCCGGTCGAGGCACTCAAACCCACCGGCGCGGGTGACAGTTTCATGGCGGGCCTGCTTGCGGGGCTGTCGGAGGGCCGTGATATGCGCGACGCCGTGCTGCGCGGTTCGGCCTGCGCCTCCATCGTCGTTTCCAGGCCCGGCTGCGCGCCGGCAATGCCAGACACCCAACAGCTTGAGGCCTTCCTCACATCCCATTCCGGCCCGACCCATGGTTGA
- the iolD gene encoding 3D-(3,5/4)-trihydroxycyclohexane-1,2-dione acylhydrolase (decyclizing), giving the protein MSDETVRLTTAQAIVRYLANQFIEIDGQEWRLCGGGFGIFGHGNVTCLGEALYDHREELPLYRGQNEQSMGFAAAGYTKQWLRQRFMFCTASAGPGTANLLTASALAHANRLPMLMLCGDIFLTRLPDPVLQQLEHYGNPAMGLNDAFKPVSRYWDRITHPAQIIQSLPAAIATMLDPADCGPAFLGLPQDVQGWAYDYPVELFAKKVHRIRRQAPDTNEIADAAALLKTAERPMLIAGGGVQYSRAVAELTAFAEAHQIPVVETIAGRANLLAEHPLNTGPIGVTGSDSANAIAEKADVIVAVGTRLQDFTTGSWTAFDKAAKFISLNAARHDAIKHLSLPVVGDAKLGLEALGAALDGYKAPSLWTGFAQDQRKAWDTYVAENVASGNRPNSYAQAIGAVNALCDPRDRVVTAAGGLPAEVTANWRTLDIGTVDVEFGFSCMGYEIAGGWGARIAQAEREADKDTIVFVGDGSYLLMNSDIYSSVLSNKKLIILVLDNGGFAVINKLQNNTGNESFNNLIADCPTVTEPFAVDFEAHALSMGAFAETVANQAELASAFNRAKASKRTHVIVMKVDPYEGWTTQGHAWWEVGTPHITDNAKVRAAHEDVESSRSKQRKGV; this is encoded by the coding sequence ATGAGTGATGAGACCGTTCGGCTGACAACAGCGCAGGCCATTGTCCGTTATCTGGCCAACCAGTTCATCGAGATCGATGGTCAGGAATGGCGTCTGTGCGGTGGTGGTTTTGGCATTTTCGGCCATGGCAACGTCACCTGTCTGGGTGAGGCGCTGTATGATCACCGCGAAGAGCTGCCGCTCTATCGTGGCCAGAACGAGCAGAGCATGGGCTTTGCCGCCGCCGGTTACACCAAGCAATGGCTCAGACAGCGTTTCATGTTCTGCACCGCGTCGGCCGGACCGGGAACCGCCAATCTTCTCACCGCTTCCGCGCTGGCGCATGCCAACCGGCTGCCGATGCTGATGCTGTGCGGCGATATCTTTTTGACCAGGCTGCCGGACCCGGTGCTCCAGCAGCTTGAGCACTACGGCAATCCGGCCATGGGTCTCAATGATGCCTTCAAGCCTGTCAGCCGCTACTGGGACCGGATCACACACCCGGCACAGATCATCCAGTCGCTGCCCGCGGCGATTGCCACCATGCTCGATCCGGCTGACTGCGGCCCGGCGTTTCTGGGGCTGCCGCAGGATGTGCAGGGCTGGGCCTATGACTACCCGGTCGAGCTGTTTGCCAAGAAAGTGCACCGGATCCGCCGTCAGGCGCCCGACACCAATGAAATCGCCGATGCCGCTGCGTTGCTCAAAACCGCCGAGCGGCCGATGCTGATTGCCGGTGGCGGGGTGCAGTATTCGCGTGCGGTTGCTGAACTCACCGCTTTTGCCGAAGCGCATCAGATCCCGGTGGTCGAAACCATCGCCGGGCGTGCCAATCTGCTGGCAGAACACCCGCTCAACACTGGTCCGATTGGCGTCACCGGCTCCGACAGCGCCAATGCAATCGCTGAAAAGGCCGATGTGATCGTCGCCGTTGGCACCCGGTTGCAGGATTTCACCACCGGGTCGTGGACCGCGTTCGACAAGGCCGCGAAATTCATCTCGCTCAATGCTGCCCGGCATGATGCGATCAAGCATCTGTCGTTGCCGGTGGTTGGCGACGCTAAATTGGGTCTTGAAGCGCTTGGCGCTGCTCTTGACGGCTACAAGGCACCTTCCTTGTGGACCGGCTTTGCCCAGGATCAGCGCAAGGCCTGGGACACATATGTCGCCGAGAACGTGGCATCCGGAAACCGGCCCAATTCCTATGCCCAGGCCATTGGTGCGGTCAACGCGCTGTGTGATCCGCGCGACCGCGTGGTGACAGCGGCGGGCGGATTGCCTGCGGAAGTCACCGCCAACTGGCGCACGCTCGATATCGGCACCGTCGATGTCGAATTCGGCTTTTCCTGCATGGGGTACGAGATTGCCGGCGGCTGGGGGGCACGCATTGCCCAGGCCGAACGCGAAGCTGACAAGGACACCATCGTCTTTGTCGGTGACGGCTCCTATCTGCTGATGAATTCTGACATCTATTCCTCGGTTCTGAGCAACAAGAAGCTGATCATCCTGGTGCTCGACAATGGCGGCTTTGCCGTCATCAACAAGCTGCAGAACAACACCGGCAATGAGAGCTTCAACAACCTGATCGCCGATTGCCCGACGGTCACCGAACCCTTCGCCGTGGATTTCGAAGCCCATGCCTTGTCGATGGGCGCGTTTGCCGAAACGGTTGCCAATCAGGCCGAACTGGCCAGCGCATTCAATCGCGCCAAGGCGAGCAAGAGGACCCATGTGATCGTCATGAAGGTCGATCCCTACGAGGGCTGGACCACACAGGGCCATGCCTGGTGGGAAGTTGGCACGCCGCATATCACGGACAACGCAAAGGTCCGCGCCGCCCATGAAGACGTCGAATCCTCCCGTTCCAAGCAGCGCAAGGGTGTCTGA
- a CDS encoding Gfo/Idh/MocA family protein translates to MREIGVGIVGGGYMGKAHAVAMAAVGAVFDTPLRPRLEMVAAGSPESAERYRNAFGFLRAAADWRELVADPKVEAVIIASPQSTHRAIAEAAFALKKPVFCEKPLGESVDDSLAMVKAAEASGAVNMVGFNYIRTPASQFARKLIADGAIGDITWFRGEHTEDFYADPQASASWRTTGMANGAMGDLAPHMINAALALAGPITSLTAEVETVHQTRPGGTVDNDDQGQMMCRFENGAMGHLFFSRIATGRKMGYAYEITGTKGAIRFDQEDQNALWLYEMEGPEATRGFTKILTGPAHPDYLPFCQGPGHGTGYQDQIIIEARDFLLAIETGKPVWPTFRDGLAVNTIVAAALTSSNTKSWQTIQTL, encoded by the coding sequence ATGAGGGAGATTGGCGTCGGCATCGTCGGCGGCGGCTACATGGGCAAGGCTCATGCAGTGGCCATGGCTGCCGTTGGAGCCGTTTTTGACACCCCGCTCAGACCCCGCCTTGAAATGGTTGCCGCAGGCTCGCCCGAATCGGCTGAACGCTACCGCAATGCCTTTGGTTTCCTGCGTGCAGCCGCCGACTGGCGTGAACTGGTGGCAGACCCGAAGGTGGAAGCTGTCATCATCGCCTCCCCGCAATCGACCCACCGCGCCATTGCCGAGGCCGCCTTCGCGCTCAAGAAACCTGTGTTCTGTGAAAAACCGCTCGGCGAATCTGTGGACGACAGCCTGGCGATGGTGAAAGCGGCAGAGGCCTCGGGCGCGGTGAACATGGTCGGCTTCAACTATATCCGCACGCCCGCGAGCCAGTTCGCGCGGAAACTGATTGCCGATGGCGCCATCGGCGACATCACCTGGTTTCGCGGCGAACACACCGAGGATTTCTACGCAGACCCGCAAGCCTCCGCCAGCTGGCGCACGACAGGCATGGCCAATGGCGCGATGGGCGATCTCGCACCGCACATGATCAATGCGGCTCTCGCCCTGGCTGGTCCGATCACGTCTTTGACGGCCGAGGTGGAAACCGTCCACCAGACACGCCCCGGCGGTACCGTCGACAATGATGATCAGGGCCAGATGATGTGCCGGTTCGAAAACGGCGCCATGGGGCATCTGTTCTTCAGCCGCATCGCCACCGGCCGCAAGATGGGTTACGCCTACGAGATCACTGGCACCAAGGGCGCGATCCGCTTCGATCAGGAAGACCAGAACGCGCTCTGGCTCTACGAGATGGAAGGGCCGGAGGCGACCCGCGGCTTCACCAAGATCCTGACCGGCCCGGCGCATCCCGATTACCTGCCCTTCTGCCAGGGGCCGGGACACGGAACCGGTTATCAGGACCAGATCATCATCGAGGCACGCGATTTCCTGCTTGCAATCGAAACCGGCAAGCCTGTATGGCCGACTTTTCGCGACGGCCTTGCAGTCAACACAATCGTGGCCGCCGCGCTGACATCATCAAACACCAAATCCTGGCAAACCATCCAAACGCTCTGA
- a CDS encoding sugar phosphate isomerase/epimerase family protein, producing MTIQIGNAPCSWGVEFPNDPRNPAWRTVLQQCADAGYTGIELGPVGFMPEDPAILAEALDEHGLELIGGVVFRAFHDAAQWDDVMDGAVRTCKALVAHGAKHLVLIDSISPRRAPTAGRADEAEQMDQAEWSAFRDRIATVAKLGAEEYGLTVGMHAHAAGFIDFEPELERLLDEVDDKILKICFDTGHHSYAGFDPVAFMKRHIDRISYMHFKDIDPKVKADVIASRTGFYDACGQGIFCNLGQGDVDFPAVRQILLDNGFEGWCTVEQDCDPLLDPDTLGDATANRTYLKSIGF from the coding sequence ATGACCATCCAAATCGGCAATGCGCCCTGCTCCTGGGGCGTCGAATTTCCAAATGACCCGCGCAACCCGGCATGGCGCACCGTGCTCCAGCAATGCGCTGACGCGGGATACACCGGCATCGAGCTGGGCCCCGTGGGCTTCATGCCCGAGGACCCCGCGATCCTCGCAGAAGCGCTCGATGAGCACGGGCTGGAACTGATCGGCGGCGTGGTGTTCCGCGCCTTCCATGATGCGGCCCAATGGGACGATGTGATGGATGGCGCGGTCCGCACCTGCAAGGCGCTGGTCGCCCATGGCGCCAAGCACCTGGTGCTGATCGATTCGATCTCGCCGCGCCGCGCGCCCACCGCCGGCCGCGCCGATGAGGCCGAGCAGATGGACCAGGCTGAGTGGTCCGCCTTCCGCGACCGCATCGCCACCGTGGCCAAGCTCGGCGCGGAGGAATACGGCCTGACGGTGGGCATGCACGCTCATGCCGCCGGCTTCATCGATTTCGAACCGGAACTCGAGCGCCTGCTTGACGAGGTGGATGACAAGATCCTGAAGATCTGCTTCGACACCGGCCATCATTCTTATGCCGGTTTCGATCCGGTCGCCTTCATGAAGCGCCACATCGATCGCATTTCCTACATGCATTTCAAGGACATCGACCCGAAAGTGAAAGCGGATGTAATCGCCAGCCGCACCGGTTTCTATGACGCTTGCGGCCAGGGCATTTTCTGCAATCTCGGCCAGGGTGACGTCGATTTCCCCGCCGTGCGGCAGATCCTGCTGGACAATGGCTTTGAAGGCTGGTGCACGGTGGAGCAGGATTGCGATCCCCTGCTCGATCCCGACACGCTGGGTGACGCCACCGCCAACCGCACCTATCTCAAATCCATCGGCTTTTGA